In Zingiber officinale cultivar Zhangliang chromosome 3A, Zo_v1.1, whole genome shotgun sequence, the DNA window AAATCATTGCCGTTGTTCTTTATACCAATCATATTTACTCATATTTACTGTACCAGTTACTAAAAGAGGGTTCACAATGCCGATAAAATGAGGTGAAAACGTGATTATCTGCATCAACAATGAGCACAACTGATACGTTGATGAAAGGGGACCCTATTAGCGGGTTAAAGTAGAATAAAAATAGTggatgtggaggtcaaagttaaaacAGGCAAAGACTCTAGCTTTGAAAACCGACAAATTGAGATGAGCGGCGCATTATTTGTTCGGCCGATCATGACGACCCGGTCGGCCCAAACTGTGTCCAAATGGTCCCTCTAGGAAAGCCCGTGAGTAAGACTAATAGCCAAACAGCAATTCCCCCGGACCGCCACCTTGAGCGGGAGGCCTGCCCGATCAGACAAAGGGCAACCCTTCGATAATAGTACAATCGAATGAAAAACAGGACAATAGTTCTATGCATTACGGCCAGACAAGGACTACCCGGCCGAACAGCGGCCAGTTGGCCGCGTGTGGACCTACGAATTATCTCATCATATCCTTTTGTGAATTTATGCTGCTGGCAGCAGAGCATGTCCAACAAGTAAATCGTACTTTAAAATCTTCCAGACTATCACATCAAAAAGTTATATGGTTGCTTAAGGAATGGTGTCagtgatattttttttaacatgtctTTTCCTAGATTGTGTAGGAAAATGTACCTACACTTTGAGATATGTGTACCAATACTACAGTAACATTATAAAAGAAGGTTCACATCTAAAGGCAAAAGTATGCATAACTTCATTTTCTACGCGCTCTTGCTACAATTTCCCATTTTTCCTACTCATcgaaaactgacttgagcgtcggagagtcatCGCTAGGAACCCCTTCCCAACCCGGCGCTAACGACTTTGTGTTGTGGGTTTGCGTGGAGTCTTCGTTTCGTCAACTTTCCAGCCACATCCTCAATTTACCGTCATCTTCGTTTTTAGACAAGATCAACAACATTAGGAGTCGCGGCACAAATCGCTCTAGCCATCTTCGCTGGCCTAAAATTCTAGAATCCAAAAAGAAATTGTAAACAAAGGCACGGATCAAGACTCAAATTGTAATTCAAaacggaagaaaaaaaaattgaattgaatCGAAGAAAGAGTGAAAGCATATGTGAGGAGGCCGATGTCGGACATGCTAAGGTGGGAAGTGGAGACGATGTATCTGGAGACAAATCTAGCCTATAATTTGGAGCTCTGTAGGATGGCAACAGAGAGGGCGTCGAAGATCCCCGACATCAACATGATGCCCTCCTCTTCGATGAGGCGGTGCATACatgttttcttaaattctatCTGATGAGGTATACTAGTGAAATTTTCAGGAGCAAGAGATGTTTCTGTACACCCTGATGTCCCTTTGTCTCCACCGCTTGCCACTAAGATAAATTGAAAAGTACTTGTGAAAATTCATTCAATTCATTCAATTAGCTTAGAGTTATCATTCTATTGAAAAAATTCTCCATAGTACTATGGCTAAAATTTGTGATCCTTATATACTTAATTAACCACTTAAAAGATCTCACCATTGCACTTACGAGACATTAAGATAGATATTAAAAAGTAAGTGGAACTTTCGTTTAGAGGACTAATCTCCCCACTCATGTTTAATCAATTGATTTCAATTGCAGGCCTTTGTATAGAATTATGATAATTGTAAATTTGTAAGTCAGTAGTCAAGTGAAGGAGGGACCATCTAAATTATAGCTGTCTAATAATAAATTCGATAAATTAGAACATGCCACGTGATAATGATTGACGAGTGTATTGAATGCATGTTTTaagtgaaataaaatatttatatttaattaatagttgatttttcattCGATTTATTACTTAGATTAGTTGACTTTTCAATTGTTCTCTCATCGAATGGTCACATTTGAGTGTCCAATCAACTATCAACTAGAAGCAACTCTCTCACCGGGACAATAGTTGAGTTAGGTCCTTCGTCAAATGTCTAAAGTTCGAATTCTAGCAATGCATGGTTGGAATTTCTTCTAATCAAATGATAACCCTCGAAATATTAGTCgtttggataaatttttataaattctttttaatttattcggATGATTATAAGAAATCTAGGGGGCTAGACGAATCATTTCTATTAATCAAAAACTAGATATTTTGATTATATTAAATAAATCTAGAAGCAACTTCTTTCCTCAAGTAATTTAAGTGTTATTATTTTCTCAACGATAATGGATCAAATGTTTATGAGCAAAGTTTGATATtcgatttgataaaaatttatttatatttatttgacatatataaaataaattaaataaataagaaataattcattaaattaaataaataaatttgaaaatgtaTGTATATTCAATTCATTAATATTCATAAAAAGGATGGTTAACAAtgttcataaataaaatttatgaatTGTATTTATTAACATAgtaaataaataaagataattttaaaataaaaaaagagcAGTCTGGTGCACAAAATTCCCGTTATGTGGGGTCCCagagaaggatccattgtacgtaatCTTACCctagttttaaaataaacaaataaatttatattatcaaaatttaatacaaatttaaaaatataaaattttcaaacaattaatcaacttaattaaaggGTATATTTAATCAAGAGATTTAATGACTTTCATTGACTTTGATTTAATAATAGACTTTTGTGGAGttagataaatttttattgattcttatataatttcatagaattataaaaataatttcataGAGTTCTATAGACATTTTTGCTAAATATTTGTAAACTTTTTTCATGAAAACTTATGGATTtacatgaaagaaaaaaaaaatctaagattcATTATTGTTAATATGATAAACATCGTTCCATATTCAATTTACTATTATATCTCTCCATGTATTGACATTTGCTTGTCGTGGTTCTTGAGTATCAAATAACTGATCAAAGTAATCAACATCATGAAATTGTTCTGACAAGGATGATAAAACTTCATTATCTGGTTCAACTGAAAATTCATCAGAACGATACTCTTTGCGAAGAAAATCATGCAATCCAACATAAAGCCAAAACAAGCTCAACTTGTGTTGTATATAAAAATGAATGAgctgttttgaatattttaaactATGATTTAAATATTCTAGATACCCTCTCAATGACATTCCTTAAGGAGGTATGATGAAGATTGTACAACTTCATTTCATTTTTAGGGCGACGACCAATTGGACAGTGAATTCCTAGAGATGATAATGCACATCTCGAAATGGAACAAAAAATTGACACCGATTCAGATATCCATCATCtactaaaaaatatttattataaaaccATGTTGGTGGAATCAAATGACCAAATATAAATAACATATATGcaatttgaaaaaattaaaaaataaataaaataagcaagtaacatatagaacaaaatatatatacttGTGGAACTTTAAGTCcgttattttttgataaaatatttgtCAAAACATTTGAATTATAGGTAGATCTTTCTCATTCACTGAGCATATATATGAATTCTAAATCAAAATTATAAGCTGCTAAAATATTTTGAGAAATCATTGCATGATGATTAGGGTGACTATTAGTATATGTCCAAACATCAATAGCTCCAATGCAAtaataatagaaaatttttattacttattcaaaGGAAGTAAAATGTCTGGTACTATCCTTTATCATCTAAATGAGTAAGTTTAAGTCAAGTTTAAAATAAACTCAGGTtcataaaagaataaaattaagccttcaatacttatttcaataatttaatTCTCAATTTGATTTAACTTGATTATTTTATTAgataaattttaaacaccaaGAAATTGGGTACCGTTGGACTCATTTAACCTATGTTTGATTAGTGGCAATGTAATTAAATTTATAGTTAGACTTGAAACATAATTGGATTATATATTATCACTCttaatttaaattacaaaatttTATTACTGTTTTTTTTTACGTCCTCAGTTAAGTTATTAATTgcctttatgtttttttttcttattattttaaaTGTTTCTCCAAACGAGTATGGGTAAAATGGTAATTGCAAGTACCGCGGCCACGTATTCCTCGCCTATAAATAAGATTCGGGTACTGAAACCCTAATTTTCCAGAGCCGCTTTCTTCCATCGACCGCCGCTGCGCTAGCCAGAGAAGCTCTACTCGGACGCTAATGGTTGGTTTCGGATCCTTTGTCTTGTGTGGTAGTGGTAGCGCGTTGTAAAGATTACGATCTTTTGTTATACATGATCTCTTTGTTGGTCTTGTTGGATTTGATTGCAGGCGGATGCTTCAGATGCGGTGGACGTCGGAGGGGCGCACCCCAAGAAGAGGACCTTCAGGAAGTTCTCTTACCGTGGGGTCGATCTGGATCAGCTCCTCGACATGGGCCTCGATGAGCTCGTTAAGCTATTCGGCGCACGTGCTCGCAGAAGGTTTGAACCTCGTCTTCTTGTGTTTTGTTCATCTCCTTTGGTTTTTCCTTGCTATGTTTAAGAGTGAGTGTGAGACCATGCAGGTTTCAAAGAGGGCTGAAGAGAAAGCCAATGGCTTTGATAAAAAAGCTACGCAAAGCGGTATGATACCCCTTTTTTTGAATTGTCTATTTCCTTTGCATTTATCCTTTCCTTCATGAAATAAATTCAGATTTACTTGTGTTATGTTAATATGATTTGTGTTGCACATTTAATTTTGCTTGTTACATGATAGCTGGTAATGCACATCCTTGTGATGGCAACTTTCAAAGTATCTAGCATGCCACTGTTACCCTAACATAGCTACTACTGCAACCATGTGTATGTAAAAATTGTCATAACAATCAGATATGTCAAATTATATAACATCATCAACGTGAAAAATCTGTCAGTTTCTGTACCTGGAGCAACTTATGGTATTTTTCTGTTATATAATATAAAACAAAGTTAATGAGGAATTAGAATAAATTAGTTACACATCTGAGTTAATAATTCTTTAGATGTTTCTGAAACATTGCAATGCTATTAGATTCAAATTGTAGTAATAAGTGTTcagaaataaaaaaactaatagaATTTGCAAGAATCTTTAATCGCCTCTAAGTTGACCGATGCTTTGATTGGTGAATGTTAAGACATTCATGTATATACCATCCAGCCATTTTTTTATAATGTGCTGGTATCATTTCATCTTTTGTGCTAAATAACTGAGCCAATCCAAGGATTGTCATTCTTCTCCGGTTAAAATTTCAACAGCAATTCTATTAAAATAGAATACTCATTTGTTATGTATTAACTATACCCAGAAGCGAGACGCACCTCCAGGTGAAAAGCCTGAGCCAGTGAGGACCCATCTTAGGAACATGATAATAGTTCCTGAGATGATTGGGAGCATCGTCGGGGTCTACAATGGAAAAACATTCAACCAGGTTGAAATCAAGGTAACCTTATTTATTTTTTGACATAACATTCATGTGGCATATTGCTAGGGATCTCTTTAATTTTACTTTTCTGCATTCCATATCTTTAATAAAAACTATCATATTTCTCATCGTATATTGATTTGTTTATGTGGCATTACAGCCCGAGATGATTGGCCATTACTTGGCTGAGTTCTCCATCTCATACAAGCCTGTGAAGCACGGAAGACCTGGTATTGGTGCTACCCACTCCTCCAGGTTCATCCCCCTCAAGTAAAACTTGCATCAGTTGAGTTAAGAAATGTATGACCAAGATCCTATTGGAGTTGCTATTCCACTTGGGTATTTCTTATTCTAGGCCCGTTAATGGTTTTACTTGgataaattatatttctttatgcAATTTTTTATCGAGTACTTTTGATGTTGGAAGATTACAAATATTTGTGTTGCTTTATTCAAAGTCGATATATGAACTTATGACTCGTTGAATCAAACTGGTTTTGGAGTTTATTTGCGATCAAATTTCTTCGTGCCAACCTGAATTACTGATTCAGTGCAACTTTTGTTTCGGCTAGTTTAGCTGCAGTGTTTGCTGGAACCAAAGTTGTTAACTAGCTCGCTGTATCCACTTGATCTGCTCCATCCAATTAGCACACATGATAAAACAACTCTTTTAACCCATGCCACTCCTGCTCGATTGGTCTGTTCAACTTGATGGACTCGTTTGGCTTGCTTAGGTGTATCTAACAACTGACTTATTCAGTCCGCATAGCTCGGCTTAGCAAGCTCAATGGAAATATCCTGGTATGCGGTGGTCTATTtggtttttttaatttatttctctAGAGATGGTTATAGGACGAGCCTATGACTTTTTatagaattaattttattttcctcgatttaaattttaaataaaagatTTTTAGCAAGTAGTTTTTTtgatgatgaaactttttcattgAATTAAGTTATTGATTGGAATGAATCCTTACATCACAAATTTTCTATGGAAATGCTTACTTTATTCCTTTTCAACCTACAGGAGACATCCAAGCGGAGTCGTGTTTCATAAAAAGATTAATTTTCATACAAAAGCAAGAAGAATGAATTTTCTAGCATAGTTCATTTAATGAATTCATtatattcttaaaaaaaattcatacttTTAAATGCCAGTCAGGTAAAGAAGGTGGGATATTTTATGCCAAGAACTGTCATAATTCGTTCCCCTATGTTTTTTTCAAAAAATCTTATTCTTGTGATAATTTTTTAATGTAAATAACACATTTCCAAAAtagataaaaattatattaaaaccaCAAATTCAAGTTTGCAACAAATGTTACAAATCGATGTGAATGTCaacattctaaataaatattcacaactataacaacaaataaattttattttactaGATGAGATTAAGTATATAGATCCTGGCATgttattagattttattttttattatattattatttatatttaaataaagttgattttattttattattattaatcaagttttttttatttaatatgtgtgtttgtcatagtttcatatcgtCTAACGAGATCATTTATTGGTCGTTTAAGTACATATCATTTTAAAAGTGTCTCTCGAGTTTTCCATTAATAGTTGTAACTTTAATTTTTTCtctaatgtttttattttttattttattcatttatgtatgtttgcatatttatcttaatatcctcatctctgtACATATATTGAGATTTGAttttactaaatttaaatttttttccttctagTGGTTTTTGTTAAAATTCTaatttaacatttactccttTACGTGCTTTATCTGTAAGGGATCGCACGactagctagaaggggggttagaTAGACGGCATCCCCAAATACTCGCTCTTCCTACAatattagcttgcgcagcggaataatacaaaaacaaacaagctaaactaaatacaagacaagaaatgaaatgcaaaccaagctacacgatcatttaacatggttcggagattgcttgctcctactccacggcgtacCCTTGAGGTGGGCGATCCCTATCCGGCGATGGATTAGCcctcggcaaactccggctatcttaAGTCGCTcgtgggtggagaaacttcatcacaacaccaaccaagactcttgagactagtagactactaattagggtttaccaccactaatttcgtca includes these proteins:
- the LOC122052982 gene encoding 40S ribosomal protein S15-like, translating into MADASDAVDVGGAHPKKRTFRKFSYRGVDLDQLLDMGLDELVKLFGARARRRFQRGLKRKPMALIKKLRKAKRDAPPGEKPEPVRTHLRNMIIVPEMIGSIVGVYNGKTFNQVEIKPEMIGHYLAEFSISYKPVKHGRPGIGATHSSRFIPLK